TCTCCGGAGATACGGCGGCGGCGGAAGCGAAGTACCGCGAGATCATCGCCAACCTCCCGGGCAGCCCCTCGGCCTGGCTGCAACTGGCCCGGCTCCTGATCCGGGAAGGAGAACCGGGGAAGGCGGGGGCGCTGCTTGAAGAAGGCTTGGTACGCCACGGCGGCAACGAGCTGTTTTTCCTCTACCTGGCTCTGGCCCGGGAGGGGGAGGGGAATCTCCCCGGCGCCCTGGCCGCGGTCGAACGGGGAACGGCGGCCCTCCCCGATTCCGGCCTGCTCCAGGGGGAAACCGGGAGGTTGATCCTGAAAACCGGCGGGGATCCCAACCTGGCGGCCCGTTATCTGGAGCGGGCGGTGCGGTTGCGGCCCGCAGACCCCCTCCCCCGCCTCTGGCTGGGAGACCTCCTGGCCGCGTCCGGCCGGGCCGTACGAGCCCGGGCTCTTTGGGAAGAAGGGGCCGCGCTCGCTCCCGACGACCCCCGTTTCCGCGAACGACTCGACCGCCCGGAAGCCGCCCTCCCCTGACCTTCCCGGCTCCCGCCCGCTCCCGCTCCCTTTTCCAGGCGGCCGCGGATAAAGGCTCCCAGGTCCGACTCGGGCCGGACGATATCCAGGATCAGGAGCAGGTCCCGGCGGGCGGCGGCTTCCCGGGCGTCGAGCAGCGCCAGAAGCTCGGCGGCGGCGGCGTAGTCGGCCGCCCGGGCCAGACGCCGGGACCGGAGCAACGCCGCCGGCAAGCCGGCGGAACCGCGGAGACGGCTCGAATGGAGCCCCGCGATGGCGAGCATGGCCCGCCGGTCGCCGGGGGGGAAGGCGGCGTCGGGAGCGCGCTTCAGATGAAACCGGGCGCCCCGCCAGTCCGCCTGATGGAAAAGAATCAATCCCAGACCGGCATGGGCGCCGGCCGCGACCGGGTCCCTCGCCAGGATCTCCCGGAAAATCCCCGCCGCTTCTTCCCACCCTCCCCGGCTCAGCAAGCGCAGGGCCCGCGCGCAGCGGTCGGCTTCGCCCCCCTTCATTGTTTCTCCCTGATGAAGACGGAGATCTCGGGCCGGTTGTATTTGAGGTCGTGGGGAGGGAACCCCGTCCCGAATACCAGCGGCCCCAGCGCCGGGGTGGCCCGGAACCGCCGCAGCAGCCGGTAACCCTCTTTTTCGCCCAGAAACGAGGTCCAGAGAGCGCAACGCTTGTCGTCGTAGAGCTCGTCCAGGCGCAGGATCTGCCGGTAATCGAAGTCCGTCACCACCAGATAACGGGGCCGGGCCCCCGGAGCCAGGGCCCGGATCAGGCGATCGTACCGCCGGAGGCGGAAGCGGGTGTCGCCGGGCTCCAGGGGGGGGTCATCCAGGTAAACCAGCCCGGTTTCGGTCTTGATGAAGCCGATATCGGCTCCGGCGGGGAGGTTCTTCAACATCCATTCGAGAGCGGCCTCGCGGGGATCGGGGCCGGCCAGCATCCGCGCGTAGGCGGCGGAGATGAGCAGCATCCAGGCCCCCACCCCCAGCACGGCAGCGGTCCAAACCCGGCCGAAGCGACGGTTCCGGGGGAAGGAGGAGGCCACGCCGCCGGCGGCGACGCAGAGCGCGGGGACAAGGGGGAGCAGGAACCGAATGAATTTGACGGTGGGGATCGATATCAGGACCAGGTAGGGAACGACGAACGCCAGCAACACCAGGTCGGAACGCCGCCGGCGGATGGCCGCCGCCGTCACCCCGGCAACGACCAGAAGCCACCAGCCGGTCCCGCCCGCGTAGTAGAAATTGTAGAAAACCTGGTAGGCGATGCCGGGAGATGTGTCGATAAAGATAGGGCCGTGGCCCTTGCTGATCAGATAAGCGGACTGGCCCGCCAGGTCGCGCCAGAACACCGGAAGATCGCCGACGAGAAAAGGAGTGGAGAGAAGAAAAACGCCGGCGGCGGCGCCCAGGGCGAAGACCAGACGACGGGGGCGCCCCGGCGCCGGCGGCGCCAGGAAATGGGCGGCGATCACGGGCAGCAGCACGAAGCCGGCGTTGTATTTGGTCCCTGCGGCCAGGCCCGCCGCCGCCCCCGCCGCCAGATACCACCCTCCCCCCCCGCCGGTCAGGATCGCGGCCGCGCCCCAGAGAGAAAACGCCACCATACACGTCGCGGGGACGTCCACGGTGGCGTAGTGGGAAAGCAGCACGTGCAGCGGCACAGTCGCCAGCAGCACCGCCGCCAGCAGACCGCAGCGGCGCCCGTAGAGGCGCCGGCCGGCGGCGTAAACCGGAAATAGGGTAAGGGTCCCCAGCGCCGCCGCCCAGATCCGGCCGAGCAGGTGCAGTCCCTGGGGCCCGGCGGGCAGAAACTTCTCCGCCGGGATCCGGGAAAAGTAGAGAAGGTAAAGATAGAACGAGGGCATGCTGAACCAATGGGGGTTGAGATCGCCGCGCTGCATGACGAGCACGCGGCGGATGGCGGTGGCCTCGTCGGGGTGAAAAAAATAGGGAAACCCGAAACCGAGTCCGGTTACGCGAAGAACCCCGGCGGCGGCGGCCAGGAGCGCGATGAGAAGGAGGAACCGGCGGGGACTCATTCCCGGCAATCAGTAGCCTTCGGCCCGGGCGACCCCGTCCCCCGAGACCAGTTCCACCGAGCGGCTGGTTCCGATCCGGTTGGCCCCGGCCCGGATCAGCTCGTAGGCGAATTCGCGGGTCTTGACCCCGCCGCTGGCCTTGATCAGGAGTTCGTCCCCGACGATCTCCCGGATCAGGCGCACGTCTTCGACCGTCGCCCCTCCCTCGACCATGCCGGTCGAGGTCTTGATGAATTTGGCTCCCGCGGCCTTGGCCAGGCAGCAGCCGCAGATTTTTTCGTTTCGGGTCAACAAGCCGGTTTCGAGAATGACTTTGACCGGTTTCCCTTCACAGGCGCCTACCACCTGCTTGATGTCCTCCAGGACCATGACGTAGTACTTGGATTTAAGCGAACTGATATTGATCACCATATCGATTTCCTGGGCGCCGCGGCTGACGATGGCGTCATGGGCTTCAAAGGCCTTGGCGACGGGAGTCATCTGGCCGTGGGGGAAACCCACCACCGCTATGGGGATCACGTCGGAGCCTTCCAGGAGCCTGGCGACGTATTCGACGTTGCTGGAATGGACGCAGACCGAGCGGAAATGATATTTCTTCGCCTCCTCGACCAGACGGTCGAAATCCTCCTTGGTCGCCTCCGGTTTGAGCAGGGTATGATCGATGATCGACGCCAGCTTGCGGTCATAGGCGGCTTCGTTCATGGGCACCTCCTCGGGTTCCGCCCGGTTCGCCTGCATACTAACGGTTGGGCGGCCGCCCGGCAACGGCTTTTAACTCCGTTTCCGCCCCTCCCCCGGTCCCGGCGGGCGCGGCGGTATTGATGTCGAAAACCGCGATCTCGGGCCGGGAGAGGAAACGTATCTTGGGAGCGAAGCGCCCGTCCATCCCCAACCCCCGGTTGATATAGAGGCGGCATCCCCCTACGTCGTGCCAACCCCTGGTGAAGCGGCTTCCCAACCGGGTCCCGGTCATCACCGCTCCCACGAGGGGGAAACGGACCTGGCCTCCGTGGGTGTGGCCGGTGAGCAGGAGATCGACGCCCCGGGCCTTAAGCCGGGGATTGGGGGGCGGGGGCGGAGAAAAGAGACGGGGCAGGGCTTCGGTCCAACCGTGAGGCCCTCCCCGGGGGTCGAACCCGAAAGCCGGGCTGTGATACAGAAGGACGATGGGAAGATCGGTAGAGACCCCCGCGAGCGCGCGGTCCAGATCGGGAGCGACGTAATCCAGGCCCGCCACCACCAGCTTCCCTCCGTCCCGGTTCACGACCGCCGACCGGTTGGAAAGATACTCGACGCCGGTACCTCGAAGCAGCTCCGGATCCTCGGCGGCGGGGTTGCTGCTGCCGGAAACGGCGTAGACTCCCAGCGGGGCCCGCAGAGAAGCCAACAGCCTCCGGGCGGCGGCGGCGCCGGGGGCCTGGTAACTGAGGAGACCGGTATAATAGTCGCCGGTGACGACGATCAGGTCGGGAGAGAGACCCGATACGATCTCGACTGCCGCCTCCTCCCGCCCGGTCCAGCGCTCGGCCTGGATATCCGAGATCTGGACCAGGCGCAGGGCCGGAGCGCCGGGCAGAACCAGGCGGTGGAACGTCACCTCGATGCGGTAGGGCTCGACGAAAAAGGAATACGCGGCGAGGGCGAGCAGACAGATATTGAAAACGGCACCGAGGCGGCGCCCGCGCGGACCGCGGCGGCGGAACGCGAGGACAAGATCGAGAACCGGGTTCATGACCATGAGCCCGTAAAAGATCAGAGCCACCAGGAAAAGCGTCCCGGTGCTGAGATCGTCGAGCGAAGCCATCCCCAGGGAAAAAACCACGGCCAGAGGCAGATAGACCGACCAAGCGGCGGCCAACCTCCCCGGATAGGCACGGGCGACCCGGGCGGCCACCCTCCGGGACAGGGCCAGCAGCAACGCCGCGGTGACGAGCGGAAGGATATAGTACCAGGGAAGGCCGTAGAGCCAGGCCCCCTCGAAGTTAAGGCCGCCTTCGATCACCGTGAACCCATCCGAATCCGTTCTCCCCGGCGGACGCAGGAACCGTGCGCTTCCGCCGACCGGAGACGATGGAGCGCGGCCGGCCCGGGCGCCGGCGCTCCGTCATCTCAGGAATCTGCCTATCCCCTTCAAGGCGGCCATCAGATAACTTTGTTTCGCGGCCGACACCGCGGCGCCGTCTTCCAGGGACCGGTCGGACCGGTCGGTTACCCCGCCCTCGAAAAAGTTATAGGCCTCCAACGCCATCCTCATTTTGACGTGGGGCGTGAAAAGACAGCAATCGTCCCAGCCGGCGAGGACCATGAAATCCTCGCCTCCGTCCGCCAGCAGGTTTTTGCCGTTGCTGTACAACTCCGGAGGGTTGTCGTCGCCCAAGACCCCCAGGAGGGTGGGAACGATATCGAAGTGGTTCGTGGGCTCGGAGAAGACGCCGGGCGCCCGGCCGGGAATCCGGATAACCATGGGAACCTTGGTCTGGTAGTCGGTATAGGCCGAATTATGGCCGAAATAACCGGTTTCCCAGAATTCCTCCCCGTGGTCGCCGGTCACGACCACGACGGTGTCTTCGAGCAGGTTCTCGGCGCGCAGGGCTTCCAGCATCTCTCCCAGCGACCCGTCGGCGCAGCGGACGGCGTTCCGGTAGCGGTTGAATATTTCCTCCCGCTGGTCCCTGAGGTCGGTCTTGACGTA
This genomic stretch from bacterium harbors:
- a CDS encoding glycosyltransferase family 39 protein, whose amino-acid sequence is MSPRRFLLLIALLAAAAGVLRVTGLGFGFPYFFHPDEATAIRRVLVMQRGDLNPHWFSMPSFYLYLLYFSRIPAEKFLPAGPQGLHLLGRIWAAALGTLTLFPVYAAGRRLYGRRCGLLAAVLLATVPLHVLLSHYATVDVPATCMVAFSLWGAAAILTGGGGGWYLAAGAAAGLAAGTKYNAGFVLLPVIAAHFLAPPAPGRPRRLVFALGAAAGVFLLSTPFLVGDLPVFWRDLAGQSAYLISKGHGPIFIDTSPGIAYQVFYNFYYAGGTGWWLLVVAGVTAAAIRRRRSDLVLLAFVVPYLVLISIPTVKFIRFLLPLVPALCVAAGGVASSFPRNRRFGRVWTAAVLGVGAWMLLISAAYARMLAGPDPREAALEWMLKNLPAGADIGFIKTETGLVYLDDPPLEPGDTRFRLRRYDRLIRALAPGARPRYLVVTDFDYRQILRLDELYDDKRCALWTSFLGEKEGYRLLRRFRATPALGPLVFGTGFPPHDLKYNRPEISVFIREKQ
- the deoC gene encoding deoxyribose-phosphate aldolase; protein product: MNEAAYDRKLASIIDHTLLKPEATKEDFDRLVEEAKKYHFRSVCVHSSNVEYVARLLEGSDVIPIAVVGFPHGQMTPVAKAFEAHDAIVSRGAQEIDMVINISSLKSKYYVMVLEDIKQVVGACEGKPVKVILETGLLTRNEKICGCCLAKAAGAKFIKTSTGMVEGGATVEDVRLIREIVGDELLIKASGGVKTREFAYELIRAGANRIGTSRSVELVSGDGVARAEGY